One stretch of Streptomyces hygroscopicus DNA includes these proteins:
- a CDS encoding zinc protease — translation MTSRDDETTARTSSEARAVARTQTLLEGENGIGTVRRTTLPGGLRVVTETLPSVRSATFGIWAHVGSRDETPTLGGATHYLEHLLFKGTRRRSALDISAAIDEVGGEMNAFTAKEYTCYYARVLDTDLPLAIDVVCDMLTGSVIGAADVDAERGVVLEEIAMTEDDPGDCVHDLFAHTMLGDTPLGRPVLGTVDTVNALGRDQIARFYRKHYDPTHLVVAAAGNVDHDDVVRQVHAAFDGAGALSRTDAVPVAPRSGIRAIRTAGKVGLLNRKTEQAHVVLGMPGIPRTDDRRWALGVLNTALGGGMSSRLFQEVREKRGLAYSVYSYTSSFADCGLFGVYAGCRPNQVHDVLKICRDELTQVAENGLSDEELRRAVGQLAGSTVLGLEDTGALMNRIGKSELCWGEQMSVDDMLERIAAVTPDEVREVARDVLGQRPSLSVIGPLKEKQAARLDEAVA, via the coding sequence GTGACGTCCCGCGACGACGAGACGACGGCCCGCACCTCCTCGGAGGCGCGGGCCGTCGCCCGTACCCAAACGCTTCTCGAGGGCGAGAACGGCATCGGCACGGTCCGCAGGACGACCCTCCCCGGGGGCTTGCGCGTCGTCACCGAGACCCTCCCGTCCGTGCGCTCGGCGACCTTCGGCATCTGGGCGCACGTCGGCTCGCGCGACGAGACCCCGACGCTCGGCGGGGCCACCCACTATCTGGAGCATCTGCTCTTCAAGGGCACCCGGCGGCGCAGCGCGCTGGACATCTCCGCCGCCATCGACGAGGTCGGCGGCGAGATGAACGCGTTCACCGCCAAGGAGTACACCTGCTACTACGCGCGGGTGCTCGACACCGATCTGCCGCTGGCCATCGACGTCGTCTGCGACATGCTGACCGGCTCGGTGATCGGCGCGGCGGACGTGGACGCGGAACGCGGTGTCGTCCTCGAAGAGATCGCGATGACCGAGGACGACCCGGGCGACTGTGTGCACGACCTGTTCGCCCACACCATGCTCGGCGACACCCCGCTCGGCCGCCCGGTCCTGGGCACCGTCGACACCGTCAACGCCCTGGGCCGCGACCAGATCGCCCGTTTCTACCGGAAGCACTACGACCCGACACACCTGGTCGTCGCCGCCGCGGGCAATGTGGACCACGACGACGTGGTGCGCCAGGTGCACGCGGCGTTCGACGGGGCGGGCGCCCTGTCCCGTACCGACGCGGTCCCGGTCGCCCCGCGCTCCGGCATTCGTGCGATCCGTACGGCGGGCAAGGTCGGGCTGCTGAACCGCAAGACCGAGCAGGCCCATGTCGTCCTCGGCATGCCGGGCATCCCGCGCACCGACGACCGCCGCTGGGCGCTCGGGGTGCTCAACACCGCGCTCGGCGGCGGTATGAGCTCCCGGCTCTTCCAGGAGGTCCGGGAGAAGCGCGGGCTCGCCTACAGCGTCTACTCCTACACCTCCAGCTTCGCCGACTGCGGACTCTTCGGCGTCTACGCCGGCTGCCGTCCGAACCAGGTGCACGACGTCCTCAAGATCTGCCGCGACGAGCTCACCCAGGTCGCGGAGAACGGCCTGAGCGACGAGGAGCTGCGGCGCGCCGTCGGCCAGCTCGCCGGCTCCACCGTGCTGGGCCTGGAGGACACCGGCGCGCTGATGAACCGGATCGGCAAGAGCGAGCTGTGCTGGGGCGAGCAGATGTCGGTGGACGACATGCTCGAGCGGATCGCGGCGGTCACCCCGGACGAGGTGCGCGAGGTGGCGCGCGATGTACTGGGACAGCGTCCTTCGCTGTCCGTCATCGG